A region of Polyangiaceae bacterium DNA encodes the following proteins:
- a CDS encoding DUF4365 domain-containing protein: protein MPADKAHFETWARYGVPVVGIIHDPRSSDARWVNISEHLRKHPERIETGPYTLRAPSTQSFSADSFAAFAQRFVRARPPATRIDVTPNLLIRSWEPRDSGPVRALLAPIAADYPGFQAWLEKNWAMPDVSKKVVEVGSITAAYRGQ from the coding sequence TTGCCGGCGGACAAGGCGCATTTTGAAACGTGGGCGCGGTACGGCGTTCCCGTTGTTGGTATAATCCACGACCCTCGTTCGTCTGATGCACGTTGGGTGAATATTTCGGAGCACCTGCGAAAACATCCCGAAAGGATTGAAACAGGGCCGTACACATTGCGGGCACCGTCAACCCAATCGTTTTCAGCGGATTCCTTCGCTGCATTTGCACAACGCTTTGTTCGTGCGCGGCCACCCGCCACTCGCATCGACGTCACGCCGAATCTACTCATTAGGTCGTGGGAACCTCGGGATTCAGGGCCCGTGAGGGCGCTTCTTGCGCCGATAGCTGCAGACTATCCAGGTTTCCAAGCCTGGCTTGAAAAAAATTGGGCAATGCCGGACGTTAGTAAGAAGGTTGTCGAGGTGGGTTCGATCACTGCGGCATATCGTGGGCAGTAA